The window CAAGCAGACCGAGTTCTTCTACAAGGATTTCCCGGAATTAAGCAGCCGGAGGGATTGATGCCGGATAAATGCCGGGCCGGAGGAATGTCTCTTCCCTCCGGCCCGTCGCGTTAATGGTTTTGGTCAGGCGATGTTCGTCGCGGATCATCATGATATGAGGGTCTATCTCACCTTCATCTCAACCGGCGGCGCTTCCTGGGATTTGGCCAGGTGAGCGAGTTGCTCCCCGGTCAGCGGCGATCCGAATCCCACATACTGCCGCACCGGTTTTTCGGGACGCTTGATGGGAACCCAATTGCCCTCCACCAGGTCCTGGTATACGAAGTCATAGTCCACGCTGTCCACCACCGGAATGACCCCCTTGAGATTCATCAGTTTATTGTCTTCAAACCAGGTCATGCGAAGGCTGCCCTTGGCCGCCTGTTTCATGATGTCGGTCGCATGACAAGCCTGACATTTCTTTCCCTCCGCGGTGACGGCGTGGCTCATATGAGGGGCGAACATCAGGAAGGTTTTGTCCCCCTTGGCCACGAAGGTCTGCATGCTGGCAGAGGTCACCTTGCCCTTGTAGTTCATGAGAAAGAGCCAGCCCGAGACTGGGATCGCTTTGCGTTTTCCGGTCTTGACCATATGGTCAAAGTGGCAATTGGTGCAGCTGACCACGTGACGGATATGGCACGCCTTGCAGTCGAGTTTATCATGGTGAACGGTGTGGGCTTCGGTGGGCGTCACGTCCTCGTGGCAATTCTCGCACCGGGTATCCATTGCGCCCTCCTGCTTCATCGAGACGAATTCGGTCCCATCACCGTGCATCTCCAAGGCGGAGTGGCAATCCGCGCAGACCATGCCGGCAGCCACGTGGACATCGGGCTGCTTCTCCTTGTGGTTGATGCCGATCATGGCCTTTTCCCGTCCATGGCACTCGAGGCAGAGATTCTGGCTCCGGCCGGCGGCGGTGGAGTATTTATACAACTTGCACTCCTTCTGTGATATCTCGGCCTTATGGCAGCGATCGCACCCGCCTGCATGGCAGTTCTTGCAGGTCAGGTCGTTGTAAGGCACGCCGGTGAGCTGCTCCAACCCACCCTGTCCCTTGCTGTACCAATATTCCATTCCCTTGGCCGTGTAGTGGAGACTGGAGAGGTAGAAACAATCCTTCTCCTTGACATCCTTCGCGGCTTCCTGCGCTGCGCCGGAAATGAGAAAGACGCCAAACACCAGACCCGCAACTCCCATAGCTATTAAGACTGCCTTTTTCATATCGCCTCCCTGCATGTTTTAAGGAATTGGCCATTCATGGGACATCGTTTTCAATAGACAGTCAACAATCGTGCCGAAGTGCGGTCGGGAGCGAATTTTTAATGGATTCAAACAGCGACGGTTTCGAAAATCAGTTCGAACCCTTTCTTGACGTCATCCAGACGAGATCCACAATTTAATATTTTCAACAGGTTCTGGTTGCGGGATCACCTCCGGAAGGACGGCACTTGAATGTGTTCCAAGACGAACCAACTGGCGCATATCGAGTTTCTGTGGATATTGCAGGATTGTCGGCGGTGCGACATGGATCGAGTCGATGGGAACCAAATCTCCCGGATGCAAAAAAACGGGTGCAAAACACACCGTCTTTCGCTAATATAGCTTGTCATTGCACATCTCCCTTTTGAATCATGACATTTGGCATCGCCACCCCCGACGAGGAACCGGCTGATGACCGCAACGCCGCGCTTTACGCCCGAAAAGCACTCACAGATCATCCTCAACAGCATCGCCGACGGGGTCTTCACCGTGGACCTGGATTTCCAGATCACCTTTTTCAACTCGGCCGCGGAAAAGATCACCGGCTTCCATCGTGAGTCGGCACTGGGCCGACGTTGCGACACGGTGATGCAATCCAACATCTGCCACAATGGGTGCGTGTTGCGAAAAGCCATCGAATCGCGAACCCCGGTTCAAAACGCACCCGTCTATATTCGGCGGGCGGACGACCAGATCATCCCCATTCATGTCCAGACCAATTTTCTGGAGGATTCGCAGGGGAATCTATTCGGCGGGGTCGAAACGTTCTGGGATTTGTCGGAGGTGACGCGGTTGAGGAAAGCGCTGTCCAGGCGCCGGTCGCTGAATGACATCGTCAGCAAAAATGTAAAAATGCAGCAGATCTTCTCCGTTCTGCCGCGCATCGCGGCGAGCCACAGCACCGTGCTGATCGTGGGCGACAGCGGCACCGGCAAAGAACTCATCGCTCGCGCCATTCATGCCCACAGCCGCCACCGGCGGGGACCCTTTGTGGCCGTCAATTGCGGCGGCATGCCTGAAACGCTCTGCGAATCCGAATTGTTCGGCTACTGCGCCGGTGCCTTCACGGACGCCAAAAAGGATAAGCCCGGGCGGTTCGCCATTGCTCAGAACGGCACCATTTTCCTGGATGAAATCGGCGACATTCCCAGGGCGATCCAGACCCGTCTGCTGCGGGTGCTTCAGGACAAGTCCTATGAACCTTTGGGTGCCACCGGGCCGCAACCGACCAATGCCCGCGTCATCGCCGCGACCAATCGGAATATCGATTCGCTCGTGGAAAAAGGCATCTTCCGGGAGGATCTCTTCTTTCGCCTCAACGTGATCCGATTACGCCTGCCGCCCCTGTGTGAGCGTAAGGAAGACATTCCGTTGCTGGTGTATCACTTCATCAATCACCTCAACGTGCTGGAGAATCATCAGATTGCCGGGGTCACCCGGGAAGCCATGGCGGCCCTCATGCTCTACGACTGGCCGGGAAATGTACGGGAACTGGAAAATGCCATGGAGCACGCCATGGTCTTGTGCACGGGAGATATGATCGGATTGGAGCATCTGCCGGACCACTTGATACAACCATTGCAGCACCGG is drawn from Desulfatitalea tepidiphila and contains these coding sequences:
- a CDS encoding cytochrome c3 family protein, producing the protein MKKAVLIAMGVAGLVFGVFLISGAAQEAAKDVKEKDCFYLSSLHYTAKGMEYWYSKGQGGLEQLTGVPYNDLTCKNCHAGGCDRCHKAEISQKECKLYKYSTAAGRSQNLCLECHGREKAMIGINHKEKQPDVHVAAGMVCADCHSALEMHGDGTEFVSMKQEGAMDTRCENCHEDVTPTEAHTVHHDKLDCKACHIRHVVSCTNCHFDHMVKTGKRKAIPVSGWLFLMNYKGKVTSASMQTFVAKGDKTFLMFAPHMSHAVTAEGKKCQACHATDIMKQAAKGSLRMTWFEDNKLMNLKGVIPVVDSVDYDFVYQDLVEGNWVPIKRPEKPVRQYVGFGSPLTGEQLAHLAKSQEAPPVEMKVR
- a CDS encoding sigma-54 interaction domain-containing protein, producing MTATPRFTPEKHSQIILNSIADGVFTVDLDFQITFFNSAAEKITGFHRESALGRRCDTVMQSNICHNGCVLRKAIESRTPVQNAPVYIRRADDQIIPIHVQTNFLEDSQGNLFGGVETFWDLSEVTRLRKALSRRRSLNDIVSKNVKMQQIFSVLPRIAASHSTVLIVGDSGTGKELIARAIHAHSRHRRGPFVAVNCGGMPETLCESELFGYCAGAFTDAKKDKPGRFAIAQNGTIFLDEIGDIPRAIQTRLLRVLQDKSYEPLGATGPQPTNARVIAATNRNIDSLVEKGIFREDLFFRLNVIRLRLPPLCERKEDIPLLVYHFINHLNVLENHQIAGVTREAMAALMLYDWPGNVRELENAMEHAMVLCTGDMIGLEHLPDHLIQPLQHRQARDLSGLTLREAEKRIVEQALQRNQWRKMATARELGIDKNTLRRKILRLEIQPPAAGRRSDR